Proteins co-encoded in one Terriglobia bacterium genomic window:
- a CDS encoding winged helix-turn-helix domain-containing protein, producing the protein MRSYCFGDFILDVEERRLLREGEVVRLTPKVFDTLAYLVEHHGHLAGKDELMEAVWNDSFVEEGNLPRTIHILRRALGEHDNDAKYIETVPTKGYRFVAEVKFLDGSVEPTPETSTIVQPLLPKAERHELPSRRRMALVAAGSLLVLALVALTGSGWRNGTPGFQRFLPQTTSGAAYMKYQAGRLYMERQYGGDYQLALMNFDTATKLDPDFAAAYAGKADAEIFLFWDSGSHDDIAKARLAVSRALELDPSNSYAHTVLCRIRATYDWDFAGAEKECRRAVELDPANHEARRELAFVLNSVGRPDDALKEMETAIALAPTSFNKRSRGLLLYYDRRFDEAIAQLVQVEATDPEYSESNRWIARCFEQKKDYGQALEFLIRYRQSAGAGSVEVASLLNAFSNDGWPGVLRVSLQKNPAIPTLETAGTFAQLGETDKAFEILDRMIRDRRVMIVHMESDPRLDPLRSDPRFEQLAKRVGLR; encoded by the coding sequence ATGCGCTCGTATTGCTTCGGAGACTTCATCCTTGACGTGGAGGAGCGGCGACTCCTGCGTGAAGGAGAAGTGGTACGCCTGACTCCCAAGGTGTTCGATACGCTGGCTTACCTGGTGGAACACCATGGTCACCTGGCCGGAAAAGACGAACTGATGGAAGCGGTATGGAACGATTCTTTTGTAGAAGAGGGGAACCTGCCGCGAACGATTCATATCCTGCGCCGGGCACTTGGGGAACACGATAACGACGCCAAGTACATAGAAACCGTGCCGACGAAAGGGTATCGTTTCGTCGCCGAGGTCAAGTTTCTCGACGGGAGCGTCGAGCCGACGCCCGAAACCTCGACAATCGTCCAGCCTTTATTACCAAAAGCCGAGCGTCATGAACTACCCTCCCGCCGCCGCATGGCACTTGTGGCCGCCGGCAGCCTGCTGGTCCTCGCTCTGGTGGCCCTCACCGGTTCTGGCTGGCGCAATGGAACCCCGGGATTTCAAAGGTTTCTGCCGCAGACAACGAGCGGGGCGGCGTATATGAAATACCAGGCTGGGCGCCTCTACATGGAACGCCAATATGGCGGTGATTACCAATTGGCGTTGATGAATTTTGATACAGCAACGAAGTTGGACCCGGATTTCGCGGCCGCTTACGCCGGGAAAGCCGACGCCGAAATCTTTCTGTTCTGGGATAGTGGTTCGCACGACGACATCGCCAAGGCTCGCCTTGCCGTAAGCAGGGCCCTCGAACTCGATCCCAGCAATTCATACGCGCACACGGTCCTGTGTCGCATTCGTGCGACTTATGACTGGGACTTTGCCGGGGCCGAAAAAGAATGCCGCCGCGCTGTTGAACTGGACCCGGCCAATCACGAGGCGAGGAGGGAACTGGCGTTCGTATTGAATTCCGTTGGCCGGCCAGATGATGCCTTGAAGGAGATGGAAACGGCCATCGCGCTTGCGCCTACCTCCTTCAACAAGCGGTCACGAGGATTGCTTCTTTATTATGACCGGCGTTTTGACGAAGCCATCGCGCAACTGGTGCAGGTGGAGGCCACCGACCCGGAATACTCGGAGAGCAACCGGTGGATCGCACGGTGCTTCGAGCAGAAGAAAGATTATGGCCAGGCGCTCGAGTTTCTCATCAGGTACCGCCAATCCGCCGGTGCCGGTTCTGTGGAAGTCGCATCGCTCCTGAATGCATTCTCCAACGATGGCTGGCCGGGAGTTCTTCGCGTCTCGCTGCAAAAGAATCCAGCCATCCCGACTTTGGAAACCGCCGGGACCTTCGCGCAACTGGGTGAGACGGACAAGGCATTTGAGATTCTGGACAGGATGATCCGTGACCGCCGCGTGATGATCGTGCATATGGAGAGCGATCCGCGGCTTGATCCACTGCGGAGCGATCCGCGATTCGAGCAATTGGCCAAACGTGTAGGATTGCGGTGA